In Camelina sativa cultivar DH55 chromosome 13, Cs, whole genome shotgun sequence, the genomic window taaaaaaaatatcagacttatagttagtctgcggagatTTATAGACTTCGGTAAAGTCTTCGCATTTTTagcagattaaaaaaaaattagacttatagttagtctgctAAGATTCATAGACTTTGCATAAAGTCTATGTATTTTTGgcagacttcaaaaatatatttgacaGAGTTATAATTAGTCTGCGGAAACTCATAAACTATGCTTAAAGTCTATGTATTTTTGgcagacttcaaaaatatatttgacagacttataattagtcagcGGAAACTCATAGACTTTGCTTAAAGTCTACACATTTTTGGTAAAatctttgcattttttttatactCCATAATCTTTTGATTCACTTTACTAATCAAATACTCTTATTTTACAGGATAATAACATTGATGAAACAAGTGGCACCATTGATGAGGGTGGTGAAGATGAGGAAAAAAGTGGAACGCTTGATGGATATTGTATAGATGAGGAAAAAAGTGGAACTCTTGATGGATATTATGTAGATGAGGAAAAAAGACGGAACTCTTGATGgatttggtgaagaggaagTCGAAAGTTGTTTACAATACAATGTTAGTGAAGAAGAGGTCCAAAGTGGTATACTTGTTGGTTGTGGTGGAGATGAGACTTTTTCAATTGATGATATGTTTTTTAGTGGAAAAATTGAGAAGCAAATGATTCGAGGTGTAGAAGGTCTTGACACTACTTCACAAACTCTTGAGCGTATTAGGATTGGGAAAATATATGGTAGTAAGGCAGATTTGCAATTTAAGTTGCATATGATCACaatttttcagaattttgatTATACAACCATCAAGTCGACAAAAACCTTGCTAGTGCTGAAATGTTATGTTCCTGGTTGTTCTTGGAGGATCCGCGCATCAACAATTAGAAGATCTTCTCAATTTAAGGTACGCAAGTACATAGATATTCATACATGTCCTGTGACGAAAAGGTGTTCTCGTCATCGACAAGCAACATCAAAATGTTTTGGAGAGTTGTATTTGgcaaaatttggaaaaattgGTGTAAGAATAAGACCTATGCACATCATGGATGTGATGAAAGCAATGTACGGTATTGAGATTGATTATTGGAAGACATACAAAGCATTAGTGCATGCACGTGAGATGGTACAAGGTACATGGGAGAGTGGGTATGCAGATTTGCCTACTTTTCTGCATAGGATTAAAGCAGCAAATCCAGGTACAATTACCAAACTTGAatgtgatgaagaagacaaatttaAGTTCTTGTTCATTGCATTTGGTGCATGTATCAATGGTTTTCAGTTTATAAGAAATGTGATTGTGGTGGATGGTACTCATTTGAAAGGAAAGTTCTTGGGTGTTTTGCTTGTAGCTGTTGGGCAGGATGGAAATGGTAAGATATTCCCCATAGCTTTCGGAATTGTAGATTCTGAGACTGATGTTTCAGGGGAATGGTTTCTAACTCAGTTACGTAAAATATGCCCCGACCATCATGAGCTAGTTATTATTTCTAATCGACACAAATCCATTGGTAAAACGATTAGGAAGGTGTTCCCACTAGCTCATAGGGGAATATGTACTTATCATCTCTATCAAAATCTTCTGAAGAAGTACAAAGAGAGGAGTACATTGATCTTGGTTAGAAAAGCCATAAAAGCGTATAGGGTTTCAGAGTTCACTACGATATTTAACGAGATTCGAATTGAAAAGCCTGATCATGCGATGTATTTGGACAACGTGATGTGCGTCTATGGTCTCGAGCAAATTTTCCAGGAAACATGTATGGCATATTGACAAGCAACATTGCCGAGTCTATAAATAAAGTTCTTTTAAACGCGCGTGGATATCCTATCGCTTGCTTGTTAGAAGAGTTGAGAAAGTTGATTTCAAAGTGGTTTATGAGACGTCGGGAACGCGCAATGTCTCTACCAACTCTTTTCACACCTAAAGTtgaaaagattttgaaaaaaagaagtgatATTGCCAATACTCTTTATGTGCAACACATTGATGCACATCGTAGCCATGTCACTGGCGGTGAACTTGGTTGTGTCGTTGATCTACGACAGgtacatttttaattttctattcatataatgttttgtgttaatATGCTAAAACTCATTTTTCTCACTTGTTATAGATGTGTTGCACTTGTCGCGTTTACGATATTGATAAGATTCCATGTGAACATGCTCTTGCTGCTGCTACGAAGAGACAAAATCTATCTGAAGAAACACTTGTACATCCTTACTacaccaaaaaatatttgtactaTGCATATGTTGAGTCTATTAATCCAGATGATATTGAGTTGGAGTCTCCTCtagatataataaatacaaGATGTCTTCCACCAAGAAAAAGACGTGGTACAGGTAGACCAAAGAAGTCAAGATACCTTTCTGCACTTGAAAAGGCGATGGGTAAACAACCACCacttaaaaaaaggaaattgtctGAAGAGCCATCACCCCAGAAGTTGCGCAAGCACCATACATGTTCAGAATGTAAGACCGCATGACACAATCGTGCAATTTGCACTAccatttgattattattatctttgcTATAATACGTTAGCcagatttttctttaatatatgaTGTTGACTTTTGAATATAGGATTTGAATACGCATGTTGTTAAAGTTTTTGTGACTGTCGCTAAATTGGTTAAACTGAATTAGCATGTTACTGATTCTGTGAATTTTGTTATTGATTCATTCCTTTAAGCTTTAGCGTTGTTGTTGTATGTATCCTGTGTTCATCCTCCCAAAATGAATAACAACGGGCAGATAACAGAAAAGCGAAAGTATGAGATGGGGTAGCATGTTGTGCAAGAAAGCAAAATATCTAAAAgctgttttaaaatatttttgtgcaTGCATGTATACGAGgttctaaaataaaacaatataatataatataatatcttGTAAACTGAATCTGTTTTCCTTTTACTCTTGCTAGTTCCAACATAAGCCAGAgaacaaatataaatcaataacagGTAGCAGATAACCgaaaaagagaaatatcaaTCAACATGGCTTAGCAACTGTTCGTCCATGTTGTTCCGTTTCGTCAAAAATCTCGGCTGCAAGCTTCTTGGAATGTATAATACGAATCTGCTGTTGATCGAAAAATTACAGAAAGAGAAACACaacttaacaaacaaacaaaaaattggcACGATGTTACACagtcgaaagaaaaaaaaaaatagtttgatcAGAAGTCTTATGTTATAACTAGTTATTCCATCAAATTCAACAATCTCACAAAAAGTTTTACTTATACAGTAAATAATTAATCAAAGTTTGTCGAAGGGAATTAAAAATTGGAGGTAGTTGTAGATAAAAGTACAATCATAAAGCTTAATCGTATAATCTTTGTAATACAACCACTGTTTACCTTACCAATGGAGAACAATCAGGCAAAGAATGAGAATTGNNNNNNNNNNNNNNNNNNNNNNNNNNNNNNNNNNNNNNNNNNNNNNNNNNNNNNNNNNNNNNNNNNNNNNNNNNNNNNNNNNNNNNNNNNNNNNNNNNNNNNNNNNNNNNNNNNNNNNNNNNNNNNNNNNNNNNNNNNNNNNNNNNNNNNNNNNNNNNNNNNNNNNNNNNNNNNNNNNNNNNNNNNNNNNNNNNNNNNNNNNNNNNNNNNNNNNNNNNNNNNNNNNNNNNNNNNNNNNNNNNNNNNNNNNNNNNNNNNNNNNNNNNNNNNNNNNNNNNNNNNNNNNNNNNNNNNNNNNNNNNNNNNNNNNNNNNNNNNNNNNNNNNNNNNNNNNNNNNNNNNNNNNNNNNNNNNNNNNNNNNNNNNNNNNNNNNNNNNNNNNNNNNNNNNNNNNNNaaatttttttttttttttttcttttttttttttttttttttttggtgtcatATTCTCTACTCtctaagttattttttaaattctgtTTTCCACATTTAAAAGCCCAATTAGgctatattaaattttaaaggcCCATTAGTCCAATTATTAAACAATtcgtatatatatgtatatatgtggaaatgaaaaaaaaataactaaacaaatcaataatGTTATGTTTTTAGTAAGAATTATTTTATAAGGGTAGGTTTGGAATTATAATAATCTTGacataaaaagtgagttatctAGGGAATAAAAAATTAGGTGGGTTATCGTAGCTATTTCTTATAAAAAGTAGGTTATCCTGGataattttcacaaaaacaaatgaCCAAATAATAGTTTTCTCTTCAAAACTAATGACTCAATGTCTTATTAATGacttaattgtattttttttttcttttcttgttttcaacagttttgtttccttttttacacGACAAACCGACTGGTTTTGGGGGAATTAGCGCTATGACACACAATCTAGTTAGGTCCTCTCACAAAAACCCCTAGCGCAAGAAAGGAAATTGATCCCTCTGGTTACGTAATCAATCGATGAAGGGAAGAAGTGGGATTCGGGGATTGGAATCGAAGACGAGGAGGAAGAATGAGGCGGAGGTGTGTGGGTTATGGTCGGTGCCACATGATGTGTTTGTGGACTGCCTGTCTCAGTTGTCGAGATTGGACCTCGTGGCCTTAGCGATGGTCTCCAAGAGGTACCGGGGTGCCGCAAAGTCGCATGGTCTCAGGATCTTGAGGTCTCGGAGGGGATGCCTTCACCCAAATATGTACGTATATATGCGCATGTATCCAGATCCAAGCCCACGGTGGTTCGTCCTCCACCCCGTGCAACGTCGGCTGAAACGGCTCAATATGGACTACTCGTATCCGGCCCCGGTAGCAGGGTCCTGTTTCGTACAGGATGGATAGTGAGAGGATGGCCATCTTCTGGGAAGCCCGGCCTCAATGTCCTGACCAGAATTTGGAGCTTTGGTATGCCGAGTTTTTCATTACGAAATCACAGAATAAGGAGAATAATTTATGGGAGCTTTTCGCCAACATTAAGTGGTCCGGTGCTGTCCTCTCCTCAGactcaccatcatcatctacTGTCCCCCTTAACTTGTTATATGCTGTTTCTCATTATGTCTGAAAATTTTCTCAATCCTTAACtacttaatattttgttttgtttagtgatttatataatttatagcaATTCAGTCAGAaagcttttttattatttttaactctTGTAATTAACTACAatagtctttttctttctccactTATCCGTGGTATAAAGAGTTCCCACCCACCAAGAGAAGAGGTAACATGCATCGTTACATAAACACTAGTAGCAGCAGTTTCCGATGAATCAACACTGAATAGACTACAGAGCTTAATCGATATAACTACCAGGATAATACTACTGTAGGTGGATCAAAGAAACACTTAGGTTTGCTATATAATGAAAGAACTGAGAGAATCTTAGGCTGATTGAAACTGGCCGGCTTTTATATGCATTTGGTTTTCTTCTACTAGTTTTAGTTTGTAGATTTGGTTGGAAAATGAAAAGGAGTTTTAAGTAAGCAAATAACAAGGTGATAATTATTCCCTAAGTAAAAGAAGACTCTCCTTCTGCGGAAACAGAACATTGATTCAATATATACAAAGACATGAAAATCAACAAGGGCTATGTGCTGAGTTTTGAGATCATCTCTTCCACCAACTTCAACATGGTTCCAGGTATTCTCTCCCCTTCTTGATCAATCTCCCGCATTATCTGCTCAACGATCTCAATCTTTGACTGCTTATTTTTTATGACGTAGCCAGAGCAGTCCCTTAACAGAAGCAATAGCTCTCTAGCCATTTCTTTAGCCCTCCTTGTCCCATCTACGCTCACTTGAAGCAATCCGGGCATCACTCCTTCTCTCAGTATCATTCCTCTGTTCGTCTCTCTGTCATAGCTGCATATACAGAGTAATATTCCTACCGCATGCTCTTTACATTGAGCTGACCCTTCCTCGATGGCTTCCACCAGAACCCCAATTGCCCCACTAATGCTGGAAATAGATTCTGGTGAATGAGAGATTATGTTTTCGAGCAAAGCTGCTGCCTTATCAGCCAATTCAGAGGATTTTTCACAAACGTTGATGACTTGAAGCAAAGCATACGGTGCTCCAGAGGCTATAACCAGGGGAACAATCTGATGTAGAGTCGATAGATTCTGTAGCGTTGCAATGCCATCAACCTTGGCCTGAATGGTAAGTCTATCGAGCCCAATAAGTCCAACTAAAAGCTGAACCAACATGGTTGATGCCATCTTGACCTTGTTTTTGTTACAGGAAGAGAGAATCAGAAGAAATGCCATGGCCAGTTCAAGTATTACCATCTTTTTTTCTGACTGGAGGATCTCTAGCAACATTGGTACTGCACCAGATTTCACTATTTTGACTTTGTTCCTGTAAATATCAGCAACAAACTcagttattaatatttttctgttACTACCGCGTAACACAAGCCATATATGAATAGGTTAACACATATAGAAGAATAAAGACATACCTTTCACTGCCAAAGGCAAGGCTGAGTAATGCAGATAGAGCAACTTCTGTTGTGATACAGTCTTGAGATTGTAACATTGAAAGTAAAGGAGGAATGATTTCTCTTTCTGACAATTTTTGTCTTTGCTTCCTGGTTAGATTACTAAGCTCTATAGCTGCTTCTATCTGAGCCTCTCTGTTACCGCTAAGAAGACTCTCCACAACAATATCCTCCATTGCAgcactcttcttcctctctgtaATTTTGGTTAATAACTTCACTTGGAAGAAGAGTGAGGGAAGGTGTGGTGGTGATTGGTGAAgtaaatataatagaaaaaaaaaaacacagagaaaatATGGTTGCTTTAACAAGCAATgttaggcttttttttttgggcatcCATTGTTTCATGTTGAAGCAAACTCACctaaagcttttctttttttttttctctcagcttcttctttttatcctatatatattttcctgttcttttttcttttctttttttttaatcatgttgatattattataattcTATAAGATCTTAAACCCGAATGGGAAAGTAAGTATctgtttgaatattttgttcttaatttcATGATCTATCCAATGTTGATTCCTATAGATTGAATCTTTATCTTTCCTCATGTAGAAGCAAGGTAAAGCTGATCTGCATTATCCAATATCTTTAGTGCCATTGATCCCAATAGATTATCTCTAGTTTGTTGCAaaaattgtgtgtgttttaaacACTAGTTGACCTTAttatagtgttatttttttccACGTTATTATAATTCGATTAACTCTCTACTCTCTAGGTGTCTCTTTCTTGATTTAAACGCACAGATTATATGATCTCTAATAATTAtgtcaactttttaaaaataaacgtCTAACGAATGGAAATcagttttctttaatatatcaCTAAACTGACAATGATACGCACTTATGGAATTTAATAATATTGCACTCAACCTGAATTACCTGATACAATATGAAATGATTCAGACCACCACGTGACAAATGTTTTTTGGGTGTGTTTTTAATATTGTAGTTATTTAGAAAAGCAAAATGTacgtatattttaatttaatgttttacATCCTTCATCCCCTTTCGTTAGGGACAGAGAATAATAATATGATCAAGTTTCTTTCCTCATTGGTCCCTAAGCCCGAATATGTGTAAGAGAAAAATGCTTCAAATTTTCTTCGGGTAGAAGTATGGAATTCAAATAAACAGCGAAGTATAGTGAATGACTTGTTATCAAAATAGTCTTGCTAAATGCTAACTAAGTACCTCTCCAACTAGAACCTTCCACTCACgtttattattatactatttttGTAGAAATTATTAGGTAGATTATAGATTATTTCTTTAGGCGTACtcatgcataaaaaaaaaaaaatagaaaactaatattatgaaaaattgGAATatgttcttttgattttctatgTTTTACGGCGCCTTTGTCTTTACGAAAATTCTTGTCTCTTACTCTTATTATTACTAATccttgaaagaaaattaaacatgaAAAAATTGCCAATCAAACTTGAACAACCATGTAACTTAACTTTTAACCATATAAATACTGATGCTGTTGACAACAGCCTGTTGTGTTCATTGCCAATCAAACTTGAACAGCTATGTAACTTTTAACCATATTTATACGTACTGATGCTGTTGTTATGCACGTGATCTATTCATCATACTTAACTTGTTTTATGGATTTCATATCACGTACAacaataatcaaaatcataacatttttcaaatttgggaGTACATGTTGCGAAGAAACACTAATGATAGATAACTCAAGCCTGAGAGAACAGaaatgcaaacaaaaaataaacaagttatGATGATTGAGCATCCTTCAACTTTTTCTTGCGCTGCTCGATTAGTTCAAcacttgctttcttctttttctgccCAATCTGCAGATAGCatttcacaaaagaaaacacaacatTAAGTTACAAAACACTAAAGAGTCTTTCATTGATATGATTCTGCAGAGCTTTTAAAACCAGGAATCATCACAGCTAAGTCTAGTACTGAATTGTATGTAATTAGCGAGATTCCACATTTAACAGACCTATATAGAAACTATGGACcgaaaaaaagaatgaaaggtAAATGTGAATGGTACGTACCTTCATGGCTTCATAGAGCTTCCTCTTCTTACGCGACATCAGCAGTGTGGGCATATCAGCGTCCTCTTGAGCTATTTGCATAGCATCGGGACCTGATTCTTCATCTTCAGCCACCTCAGGTGCTACGACAGCCTTACTTCCAGTTAGTTCAATCTTCAGTTCCTCATGGTATTGCTTCTCCTTTGCCGCCATCTACATAAAATAAACCACACAACACAAAGTTAAAATCTTGATCAACACATAAAAAACTTCACAGGTCTGtgttaattcatatatcaagcaCAAAACCAGACCTTCTTCTTGCTCGCAGCAGCTTCAGCTTCCTCGGCACGGCTCATAACACCAGCGTATAGTAAGTTTTGAGGATCTTCAAGATCCTCTTTTCCAACACCTGGCAACGGAAGAACTTCGTTTCTCGCTGCTGCTTGAAGCCTTTTGATGGTTTCAGCATAATCAGGAACATATCCTTCTGCTTCATTGTCCACAAACGGTGACAAGTGTGGCGGTGGAATGCTGCTTGCATGAAAGCGCACAACGAATATGTGAACAGGTGagaaaacgaaataaaaaaatggtagtaaaagaagagataagCAAGGGCTATGAATGTGTTACCTTCCGACCAAATACTTTTCAGTTGGCAAGATTATGCGAGCATTCACACAGTCATAGATCCACTGTGGTTGCACATATTCCCTTGAAAGATACTGATGGCCCGCACTTGGCTTATCGATGATCTACAGAAGTAGAAAGCATGTTATTGAAAACTATCTATATATCTACACTTTAGCAAGCTAAATGGCTTACATGATGTGTAATACTCTCATCATCCTCCTTGAACGGAGCCCCTTCTCCTTCCCAAGACACCATCCCACCAAAAGCAGGAAGCACAAAAAGCAGGGACTCTCTTGGAACCTACATAAGTAtacaaaattatcatataaGAGACAAGCCGCagttatgaaaaaaattaatgacCTTCTAGGTCACTGGTCGAGGATAAACTCAAGCACACAGATCTTCCAAATATAAAAAACATGGAGATGTTAGAGATTCATGTTATAGAAAGACTACTATTATATTTGGTCAATTACTGATAAAATTTAGTAGCAAATGAGTATGTTTTGTACCTACCAGTTTAAGTTTGCCAATGATTAActattttacaagaaaattcaGGGATAAAAAGAGGCTCAGGAGTGAATCAGAGAGATACCTCACGGCTCAAGAAAAACTTCAGATCCTTGAACAGTGACTTGCACACTCTtgtttcttcatcctcttcaacctcTTTATTGTTATCTGCAACAATATGCATCAATGCTCCAGGCTCACTCGAAGGCAGCTGGTGCTGAAGTTGTGCAAGTCTCAGTTCAGATTCTTCACGGTCATTTGACTGTGAGCTAGATGAAGCATCAACTTTAGGTTCCACCGTCATGCCTCTGGAGCTGGCATCTATGTATCTTGACAGTGCATAGAGATCTGCAACATTGAAGACAAGCATAAATATTAATCAGGGTAAAAGGTCCTCCATTCTGATAGTTACATATGAAAGATAACATTTAAGGGATATCATCGCTACTTGGAGGAGGATAGCTTACCCGCAGCCAAAGCCTCCAACCGAGAATCAAGGATTGGAGGATATTTCACATTCAGAGAATGGTAAAGCTTGAAGTTAATAAAGGCAAGAAGCGTCTGCATCAAAATGTGAACGAAAATTAGTCATCATACGTCCAAACATTAGTTTAGGTTAGGAAACTCAAATTAATATATTCCTGCTAAAGTGATGAATTAAGTTAACAAGGGAAAAGGAATGAATAGGGATTAGGAGTTCTCACCTCATAAAATTCCAAGAAGGTTAGCATGACACCAAAGTCAACATCATTTGTAAAAACTTGTTGTATTGCATGAGGGGTCAACCAAGTGATCTTCTGACCTTCTAATTCAGCCTATTAAGATAATNNNNNNNNNNNNNNNNNNNNNNNNNNNNNNNNNNNNNNNNNNNNNNNNNNNNNNNNNNNNNNNNNNNNNNNNNNNNNNNNNNNNNNNNNNNNNNNNNNNNNNNNNNNNNNNNNNNNNNNNNNNNNNNNNNNNNNNNNNNNNNNNNNNNNNNNNNNNNNNNNNNNNNNNNNNNNNNNNNNNNNNNNNNNNNNNNNNNNNNNNNNNNNNNNNNNNNNNNNNNNNNNNNNNNNNNNNNNNNNNNNNNNNNNNNNNNNNNNNNNNNNNNNNNNNNNNNNNNNNNNNNNNNNNNNNNNNNNNNNNNNNNNNNNNNNNNNNNNNNNNNNNNNNNNNNNNNNNNNNNNNNNNNNNNNNNNNNNNNNNNNNNNNNNNNNNNNNNNNNNNNNNNNNNNNNNNNNNNNNNNNNNNNNNNNNNNNNNNNNNNNNNNNNNNNNNNNNNNNNNNNNNNNNNNNNNNNNNNNNNNNNNNNNNNNNNNNNNNNNNNNNNNNNNNNNNNNNNNTCGCTACTTGGAGGAGGATAGCTTACCCGCAGCCAAAGCCTCCAACCGAGAATCAAGGATTGGAGGATATTTCACATTCAGAGAATGGTAAAGCTTGAAGTTAATAAAGGCAAGAAGCGTCTGCATCAAAATGTGAACGAAAATTAGTCATCATACGTCCAAACATTAGTTTAGGTTAGGAAACTCAAATTAATATATTCCTGCTAAAGTGATGAATTAAGTTAACAAGGGAAAAGGAATGAATAGGGATTAGGAGTTCTCACCTCATAAAATTCCAAGAAGGTTAGCATGACACCAAAGTCAACATCATTTGTAAAAACTTGTTGTATTGCATGAGGGGTCAACCAAGTGATCTTCTGACCTTCTAATTCAGCCTATTAAGATAATTACAAAAGTTCCATTATTAGAGGATGCAATCTACTAATTCCATCATAAACTTTCAAGATAAAGTAACACTATACCTGATAGTAAATACCCTTGACAGATACAAACACTTTACGCAATGCATGGCAACGCGAAATGTAAGCTTGCCATTCATGGGTCAATCTGGTTGACAAGAGAAGCGCAAAGTAAGATTAATGGATTTGAGACTAAGAGAAGCTGCCAATAtgtaaaagacacaaggttccaAAAGAAGAGATAAGATTCTGACCTTCTACAGTTGTGGACTCGCTTAACTTCAAGATTTTCCCTGTCTGATGCAGGCAACACCGCAAAAAGATGAACCATGGTAAGACAGTCATCCAAGTCTCGCAGTGCATCAATAAATGTTGGATACCTAAATATTCGGAACACAAGAGTGTTAACAGTCTAAACTCATGGATGTTcagacacaacacaaaaaaacaaaatcaagtagTGTGTAAGAAGCAAACCTCTCACGGATC contains:
- the LOC104737991 gene encoding uncharacterized protein LOC104737991; translation: MRKKDGTLDGFGEEEVESCLQYNVSEEEVQSGILVGCGGDETFSIDDMFFSGKIEKQMIRGVEGLDTTSQTLERIRIGKIYGSKADLQFKLHMITIFQNFDYTTIKSTKTLLVLKCYVPGCSWRIRASTIRRSSQFKVRKYIDIHTCPVTKRCSRHRQATSKCFGELYLAKFGKIGVRIRPMHIMDVMKAMYGIEIDYWKTYKALVHAREMVQGTWESGYADLPTFLHRIKAANPGTITKLECDEEDKFKFLFIAFGACINGFQFIRNVIVVDGTHLKGKFLGVLLVAVGQDGNGKIFPIAFGIVDSETDVSGEWFLTQLRKICPDHHELVIISNRHKSIGKTIRKVFPLAHRGICTYHLYQNLLKKYKERSTLILVRKAIKAYRVSEFTTIFNEIRIEKPDHAMYLDNVMCVYGLEQIFQETCMAY
- the LOC104735469 gene encoding U-box domain-containing protein 3-like, with product MEDIVVESLLSGNREAQIEAAIELSNLTRKQRQKLSEREIIPPLLSMLQSQDCITTEVALSALLSLAFGSERNKVKIVKSGAVPMLLEILQSEKKMVILELAMAFLLILSSCNKNKVKMASTMLVQLLVGLIGLDRLTIQAKVDGIATLQNLSTLHQIVPLVIASGAPYALLQVINVCEKSSELADKAAALLENIISHSPESISSISGAIGVLVEAIEEGSAQCKEHAVGILLCICSYDRETNRGMILREGVMPGLLQVSVDGTRRAKEMARELLLLLRDCSGYVIKNKQSKIEIVEQIMREIDQEGERIPGTMLKLVEEMISKLST
- the LOC104735471 gene encoding pescadillo homolog, translating into MPKHYRPAGKKKEGNAARYMTRSQALKHLQVNLNLFRRLCIVKGIFPREPKKKVKGNHHTYYHVKDIAFLMHEPLLEKFREIKTYQKKVKKAKAKKNEELARLLLTRQPTYKLDRLIRERYPTFIDALRDLDDCLTMVHLFAVLPASDRENLEVKRVHNCRRLTHEWQAYISRCHALRKVFVSVKGIYYQAELEGQKITWLTPHAIQQVFTNDVDFGVMLTFLEFYETLLAFINFKLYHSLNVKYPPILDSRLEALAADLYALSRYIDASSRGMTVEPKVDASSSSQSNDREESELRLAQLQHQLPSSEPGALMHIVADNNKEVEEDEETRVCKSLFKDLKFFLSREVPRESLLFVLPAFGGMVSWEGEGAPFKEDDESITHHIIDKPSAGHQYLSREYVQPQWIYDCVNARIILPTEKYLVGSIPPPHLSPFVDNEAEGYVPDYAETIKRLQAAARNEVLPLPGVGKEDLEDPQNLLYAGVMSRAEEAEAAASKKKMAAKEKQYHEELKIELTGSKAVVAPEVAEDEESGPDAMQIAQEDADMPTLLMSRKKRKLYEAMKIGQKKKKASVELIEQRKKKLKDAQSS